One genomic window of Nitrospirota bacterium includes the following:
- a CDS encoding P-II family nitrogen regulator, translating into MKEITAIIRRDKLPETKQALEDLGYPSLTIQSVDGRGKQKGAMCAEMDSEMPDSFCTAVKLTPTPSAYALEHTLPKVALYVPKRMLTIVVPDDVVSKVVKSLIKVNQTGRHGDGKIFVSSIETAVRVRTGERDGEAIA; encoded by the coding sequence ATGAAAGAGATTACAGCAATTATTAGAAGGGATAAGCTCCCTGAGACAAAGCAGGCGCTTGAGGACTTAGGGTATCCGTCGCTTACAATTCAGAGTGTGGATGGAAGGGGAAAACAAAAGGGTGCAATGTGTGCAGAGATGGACTCTGAAATGCCGGATAGTTTCTGTACAGCAGTTAAGCTGACCCCGACACCTTCAGCATATGCCCTTGAGCATACGCTTCCAAAGGTTGCACTCTATGTACCAAAAAGAATGCTCACCATAGTTGTGCCTGATGATGTGGTAAGCAAGGTTGTGAAATCCCTAATAAAGGTCAATCAGACAGGCAGGCATGGTGATGGAAAGATATTTGTCTCATCAATTGAAACAGCAGTAAGGGTGAGGACAGGAGAAAGGGACGGAGAGGCGATTGCGTAA
- the fdxB gene encoding ferredoxin III, nif-specific yields the protein MAIIGYTRGGKTWIPKFIESIDIEKCIGCGRCYKVCGMDVLELIEKPFEGEDEYGDDMGNKIMSIANPENCIGCEACSRICTKRCHVHIEM from the coding sequence GTGGCAATTATAGGATATACGAGAGGTGGGAAGACATGGATACCAAAGTTTATTGAGTCTATCGACATTGAAAAATGCATTGGCTGCGGAAGATGCTATAAGGTGTGTGGAATGGATGTGCTTGAACTTATAGAGAAGCCCTTTGAAGGAGAGGATGAATACGGAGATGACATGGGCAATAAAATTATGTCCATTGCTAATCCTGAAAACTGCATTGGCTGCGAGGCATGCTCGAGGATATGCACAAAGAGATGCCATGTGCATATAGAAATGTGA
- a CDS encoding P-II family nitrogen regulator → MKMIRAFIRPEKEQEVVLALEGAGFPSLTKMPVFGRGKQKGLQVGPVHYDELPKTLIMTVIDDEDVEKVIKIIQNKARTGFIGDGKIFVSPVEAAYTVRTGEAGL, encoded by the coding sequence ATGAAGATGATCAGGGCGTTTATAAGGCCAGAAAAAGAACAGGAGGTAGTTTTGGCATTAGAGGGTGCAGGCTTTCCGTCCCTTACAAAAATGCCGGTATTTGGAAGGGGAAAGCAAAAGGGACTTCAGGTTGGACCTGTGCATTACGATGAGCTTCCCAAGACACTCATTATGACAGTTATTGATGATGAGGATGTGGAAAAGGTAATCAAGATAATTCAGAACAAGGCAAGGACAGGCTTTATAGGTGATGGAAAGATATTTGTCAGTCCTGTTGAAGCTGCTTATACCGTCAGGACAGGAGAGGCAGGTCTATGA